Within the Helicoverpa armigera isolate CAAS_96S chromosome 8, ASM3070526v1, whole genome shotgun sequence genome, the region TCTGTCTGCTTGTCTGTGTAATTTCTAATCATTCATTTGTACATCAATCACAATCACAACATGTTCAATCATGAATGAACCATGAATGAACCTGATTGGAAAATAGTGTTCCAAGTAAAAGCACAATGAATAAACGTAATTCCCGGAAAAGCTCTACCTCACTATATTCCAGAATATGTATTATTCCAGAAGtacttatctaaataaaaaggatcttgttattatttacttcGTACTTGATAAGATGCAAAAAATgacatgaatttaaaaaaagcgcTAAAAAGTGAGcgatgtatttataaaataataggacGTAAAGTCTCAAATAATAGGACGTGCGAGGCCCATGTCCGGGTTTTAAAACCGACTATTATAATAGATTAACTTGAATGTTGCAATCCCTAGATTGCCATGGTGTATATTATGAAGCATGTCAAATTGACAATGTCAACCATACATTTATTATCATCTGATTGTACGTGTGAGGTAAATTGGAACATTTTTAGAGTCGTCATTCTGTAATATTTAGagttttcaaattgttttgatTATTGCAGTTATAATGGAAAAGATACCTGATCAGATTGGTTACTTGGTTTTAACAGAGGACGGGGCTGTCCTTGAATCTGGTGGGGAATTAGAAAACGACGAACGTGTTGCTACTATAATAACTGATCTCATCTCCTTATCCAATAAGTAAGCACATTTTAATTACGTGTTTTTTGTATCCTCTGAGTCACTAGCTAACAGGAGCGACGTgggctttgtttttattttattttaataatacaccCATATGGAAGGCAATATTGATAATAATggattgatattttatttacagagtTGATCCACTAGCATTTGGACCGAATGAACAGTTCAAGAAGATATCTATAACGTATGATGACCATTGGTTTGTAATATGTCTCTCCAATAAGAAGATCTATGTTGTGAAGCGCAGCATACAACCAAGTATCAGTGAAGGGAATGCTATAAATGTATGAGATTGAGGAGTGAACAACCATGGGTCGAAACTTGTTAATGAGTAGCCTTGAGAACGcatcatttaatattatatttcaaattcTATTTAGATGTGTAACATTTGTGATTAATGCATGGGTAATCAGGAATGTTGGACATGAAGTTCTTGGTATCATGAATGTAAGACTGCTACTGCTTGAGAGTACTATACTATTCCTCAGCAGGGAACCATTTAATAGAGCATGTCTAGGACAAAAAGATGAGTTCAGCTGGAGGCAACTAATAAATCAAATCTGGCTGTCAGTACCTGTGAGTTGTGTTCTGTCTATAGTTTTTGTATACATATGGTTACACTTGTTACCACTGGGTCACCCAGAACATGCAACTCAATATACATTTGGTTGCTGGAGTGTGGCATTGTCATGTGTTCTAGAGTTATGTTCTGCTAATG harbors:
- the LOC110372819 gene encoding ragulator complex protein LAMTOR4 isoform X1, which produces MSTIHLLSSDFIMEKIPDQIGYLVLTEDGAVLESGGELENDERVATIITDLISLSNKVDPLAFGPNEQFKKISITYDDHWFVICLSNKKIYVVKRSIQPSISEGNAINV
- the LOC110372819 gene encoding ragulator complex protein LAMTOR4 homolog isoform X2, translated to MEKIPDQIGYLVLTEDGAVLESGGELENDERVATIITDLISLSNKVDPLAFGPNEQFKKISITYDDHWFVICLSNKKIYVVKRSIQPSISEGNAINV